TTGTTGAATTATGGTGTTGCTGGCTTGCTGGTTGTGGGTACCCAAGAGATGTAAATGCATTTACCAATTTAGTTCTGGATATGCCTCTCTTGAAGTGCTCTTGTTGAAACATGTCTTAGTAAAGTTATCATCAGGTTGGTCCTGTTGCAGTATGTGGTCCAGCTTGACACCACCATAACCAAACTTGGCACATGGTATTTATTTTTGAGGAAGTTTCTCAAGTTTCTGGAAATAGAAACTTTGTTAGTAATGTTACCTATTGATTCTTACATGTAATTTTAATATTTGAGCATCCCAAATCTTTGCTATTACCATTTGTAGATGTTTTGGCATTGATGTTGATAATCAAGTCAGACTAAGACTGTAGGTTATTGGTGTCCAACACCTGCAGCCAAAGATTTTGGATAGGCTTCCCCTGGTTCTTCAGTGTTTTAATATCAGGGATTGCAGCATCCTTTACAAGAAACCCTAGACATTCTCCATAGAGTTTAGATCTGAGAAATTCTTAGACCATTCCAAAACCTTTATGTGCTTTCATGGGGAACAGCTGCAAGATGACCTTGTTCTGCCACATAGAACCCCATTGTGCATAAAATAGCTAGTGTCCTGAATTCCACCAAAGTGACAAGATGTTCTATGAAGATATTGCAGTATTGAGAGTTCATGGTGACATTTTTGTGTTAAAAAATCAAGCCCTCCATTACTGCCAATCTTTGTGCAGCAACCATAAATCATAATTTGTTCAGAGTTCCTCACTGTCTTGGTGGTGTATCAGGGGTCATGGTAGTCTGTTCCCTTTGATCTGTACACCATTCCTGTGACACCAGTGATGCACTGAAACACCCTGTTATCAGAGAACATCACCTTAGGCTTCTTTCATATGGAGCCATTTTGCTGTGCTTCTCAGCAGTGCCAAGGTCACAAATGTTGGAGATAAATGGAGGTTTTCACATCACCACAACTCCAAAATAAGACGTTACAATATCTGGCATTCAGTGGTAGCTTTCACACATAGCTGCAGCTGCACTACTATTTTAGCAGCACAATTGTGAAAACATTAGGGCATGTTCCCAAGGGATTTTGAAATTCAAAATGATTTCTATTTCCATTGGATTTGCAGTCTGTGGCCAGTTACCTTTATCTCCAAAGTATTAAGGTATAGCTGGAACTACCTTCTTACTGAGTGGTGAAATGAGGCTACACCTGTGCAATACTTTGAGACATGTTATATTTCATGGAATTTATATAATGCATGAGAAAATTTTTCAAGTGCATACATAGTGTGACTAGTGCTGAGGTCAGAGATGAGAAATTATTTTGACAGGTATGTGTCATAGATTGTGGGGTCCTTTTTGGGGGTCACTCATTCAGTTTatgtgaaaatatataataataataataacaataataataataataataataataataataataataataatcctttctaagataaacaagaaaaggaaaaattgtaTATAATGCATTGGTGGGCCTCAAAATATCCAGTTGGGTTGATTGTATCCTGCCTATTCTATGATTAGGTCAATGGATATAATAAGTAATTATTCAAGAACTAGAGTCTCTGTAACTTAGAATTTACAGGGATCTTCATTACTTGTCTTCACTGTCACCAAAATGGTAGAAACTGCAGATTTTGTTATTGTCTTCAAGGAAAAGAGTCAtatttttaagagtatttttgtatttgttctATGTAAGAATGAGGAACTGAGTTTTGAAAAATTTCTCATCTTGCAAATATGCCTGCATGGTGGTGATATTGCCCAACATTCAAGTGTTAAATGCGTGAACATAGAATTTGCTCCCAAAAACATGTGAAAATGCTCATATAGGAAGTAAATATATAATGCACAGTATGTATACAAATATTTGCATAATAAAggcagttctttgttttcttgtgtttgatGTTTTGTCTGGTCTCTTCTACATCACTTCTTGCTGTGTACTTAGTGAAGTGAGCTGTATAATTGTGGCTCATCTAGCAGTGCATTGTGTTGCCCatcatggtgatggagggaccTGCATTGTCTAGATTACCACTTCCTTTTGGAAGAAGTCGTTCCACAGTTTAAAAATTCTCCAGCTGCAATGACTTTCTTGCCTAGTTTAGAAATTCTCCAGCTGCAATGACTTTCTTACCTGTAACTTTAGTATAAAGAGCTTCATGTTGTCATGGAAAGGAAACACTGTGCCTGTGTATATTCTGCCAATATCTCCACTTCCTAATTTGTATTACTAGGAAGGTTAGTTTGCTTGGCTGTCATTGAAGTTGTACCCTAAGTGCCTGTGTCACAAAGGTCACTTTTTTAGTATCTTTTAGTATTTGGCTATCATTTAGTGCCTAATAACTAGCGTCAGTAACTAATGGGGAGTCACTCATGATTGTTCTCTGTGCTGCCAGCACTggcatcttttttatttattggagcAGACAGTGCCACACAGACTATGCAACAGACTACACTTTTCAATGAGAAAAGAGCAATTGCCAATCTTGAGTGTTTAAGAGATGGAGTATCATCTCCATGTGACATGATAAGAGAACAATGTGTGTGggacaaaaaatacaaattatagtTGTTGGTACTGGTATGTGTTCAGCTGTATGGGGTTGCATGAGATCTCCACTTCTTACAATCCAACAATAAGTCTATATATTGTTTTTAAAATATGTTAATATGCAAATAACACAAATTATTGACAGTTACAGCAAGATGATGCAGATGATGTATTGAATTTGTTTTGGTTATGAGATGCTCATACTCAAAACAGTTGTGTGAGAATACATTCACTTTTTTTGCCATCACTGCCAGAAACTATTGCATACATGACACATGCTTAAGGGACTAACCAAAACCATTCAGCACTAAATTGTCTAGACTATAGAGGCTTCACTAAAAAATTCAGTATGGAGCTCAATAGGTGAGgcttatgaagaaagagagatcttTAGCTGTCACACATTTTTCAGATGTAGGTTTATACAGAATTGCAGCATATCTGTGGCTAATATCATTGAAGAACCCTCCAGGTTTGTGCTGCACCACTTCACCTCCCCCCAAAATTACACAGCTGTTCCCACAAAGTTCCAAGTCTTGAGTGCAGCCGTTTTGCATTATTCATTTACAAACCATTGAGCACCAAGTGATGTCAAAATGTGCACATTAGGAAAATTTACCACCTCTTGCAGCCCCAACAAAACCACATAATACATTCCACTATTGTCTCAGTGATGGCTGGGCTTACAGCATTACTGGGTTGCATTACACCTTAATATATGGTTTTAAAATTTACAACAAAAGTTGTAGACTTTGTGTTGACATTTTATATTGtacatcctccttccttatttaccTGGGCTTTCTGAGAACTGTTAACTTCATGTAACTTGAATAAACAACATTACTGTACATTGGTGGTCtaatatagtctctctctctctctctctctctcctctctctctctctctctctcatctcgtctctctctctgctctctctctctctctcctctctctctctctccctctctctctctcgctctctctcttctctctctctctctctctctctctctctcatgttcatGGTTGTTGGTTAAGAAGCAAAAATGCTTGGCTCCTAGATAGTTCATGTATAAAGTTATATTTTCAGTACCAGTTGCAAACAAATATGAAATTTCATAGCTAATTGATTTTATGTACCATATAACCTAATGTTTAAAATTTTGGTTGAGACATAGACTCTATTGCCATAGATAGCATGCATTTGTGGAAAATATGAAATGTACATATGTAGTGATACTTGTTAGGGTCCTGATATGGAAGTACAACTCTACTGGTAGCACCAAGTTGTCTACCTATATTTATACCAACAAACAACATGTCCTGCCAGCCATGGAGACCCAAAATATCCCAGCCGTGGACAAAATTTTATCTTCCTCTGGCTTCTGGGCATAGGATTTCTCCTGCCTTTCAGATGTAAGTTGATAGAACACTGCTGGTGGCTGACTTGCCTAGTTACTGAACTCAGATATTTGGGAATGCTGTCCAAACAAAGCACCAGACTGAATCTAAGTAGTCATGATGTGATTtgttgaaaataaaaggacCTGCTACTGTGTTTCCCACTCTTGGAATATCTGTGTTAAAGTTTCTTGGGCAAAGCTTACATTTGATTTAAAGTCACTTGACAGGTAAATGACTGCACTAACTAAATGGACTGCAATCATTACCTCATAGTTTATACTATACACTCATACAAATACTTTGATGCTCATCATATCCCTACAGAAAACAGGATATGTTAATTGAATACAcagttcaatttttttatttataattttttttaatgactttCCCTCTTTATACAGTTCTGGCAGCAACAGCAGACCCACCGTTGCCATGCAAGGGGCTGCCCTGCCCAGCCCAAGAACCTCACACATCTTCCAAGACTATGGCAATCAGGGACACCATTCTGGTCAACAACTTACAGCCAATGCACAACAAACCACCCAAAGATCATATCCATGGATTCACCCCAATGGAGCACAAAATTATTCATGAAGTTAAATTAAAAATGGACTCTGGTGCAGGCAAGCAGCAGGAGGTTGAGGGGCATGATGGCTTGCACCTCATGAGGCCCCTGATTGATCCCATCACTGGCCAGGAGATGGAGGGCACACAGACACAAGTTAGTTCATGAtggtatttgtttattattacatTTGTTTCACCAGAATTAAATATAAAATGTCTGATGCAGTAGAACCTCATATAACTGAGGAGCTTGGCCCTTGAAGCACCTTACTAGTACAAAATGCTACTAAGGTTGCTGTTATCTGTCTGGCATTGTGTCTTGCTGCTGAAGACTTGGTCTATGAGGCCGAACCCAGTACACTGGTTCCCAGCAAAATCATGTTGGACACAATGTCCAGAATTTTTCTCAAAAAATTTGAGAACAGTTTTACATTTCAGTGCCTAATGagtgtctgaaaaaaaaaaggaaaagttttaGTGCCAAGGCATCAGTTACGCAAGGTTCCACTGCGAGAGAAACATATATTTAGATGGCCTGCACAGTAGTCATTACTTATTGAGATGACAATTTGGAAAATTTTcatttcatgttattttatgTACATACTATAAACATAAGTGCATGAAGTAGTACTGTAGTGATAAACATTCCTTTAGTTTAAGAAGCATGCTATATTTACTATTGCTGTATTGGTAGCATTGAATGAAATCCAGGAAAAGTCTTTAATGGTAGGAGGGATGGTGTGTTTATTGGTATTCTGTTTCTAATATAACTACAGGACATGATGCATACATAATATTTTATATGAAATTCTTAAATGCTCAGCAGGAAGATAACTCCAGAGAATAAGAACACATTAATCACACGAGGAAAGTTGTCAGCAAGCTCTAATGAAAaatataggatatttttttaGAACTTCAGAGCATGGATGGGAAGTGTAAGCTTATAAAAGTCAGTGAAATTAGATTTACTAAAGTATGGTAACACTTTTTTCTTAATgataattgagaaaaaaatccaAGCATCAGTGAACTGCTAGTTTTTTCCAGTATATTAACTGTTTTTGGTTTTCTAAATCAAAGTAATTAGAACATAGTCATggataaatattatatcaaaacAGTGTGTTAGCTGTTGATTTCTACTGAGAAATCATGTGTTTAAatttggagggagagagagagagagagagagagagagagagagagagagagagagagagagagagagagagagagagagagagatgaaggatggGCATAGGTTACTATATTTGATGGTGAATACCATAcagaaccccccccccctctctctctctctctctctctctctctctctctctctctctctctctctctctctctctctctctctctctctctctctctttctcagcagCATCATCAGTTTTGCCATTTCTCCCATTCATAATTTCCCCACATacatttcttcatcttgttcccATAAAGAACTTGAGTTTTCAGGCCTAGAATTTTACAGTTTATGTGTAAAATACCTGCAACTTTCACACCTACATTTTTATTACCAAACAGTCATTAAAGATTTTGTTTGATTCATCTGCATTCCACTGgtcatattcttcttcctaaGGACTAAGTTACTCCATATCTTTATgtatagaatctctctctctctctctctctctctctctctctctctctctctctctctctctctctctctctctctctctctctctctctctctctctctctctctctctctctctctctctctctctctctctctctctctctctctctctcctctcctctctctcctctctctctctctctctctctctctctctctctctctctctctctctctctctctcttgctgagcAGAGAAAGGGCATTTTTATAAAGATTTAAAGGCCCTGCCATGCTTGCAACTTTTATCCACTtatggtggtgtttgtgtgtgttctgccaTTGTTTGTGTTCCCTTATGTAATGAGTTTTGTGATGATTGAGTTGTTACTTCTGTTAGAATATTGGATGTACCTAGAAATAAGTCAGCAAAATATCCCCAAATGAGTTATGTAAATTCATGAAGCAGGGGCAAAAAATAAGTGCTGGAAGATTCTCATTATCACAGAAGTCAGAAACAAGTGCCATGTCTGCCAGCCAAACAGAAAATTTGATTAACTGGAACATATAGATCCTCACTAGTGCTGGATAGTGGTTTGTTTCTGTATTGTATCCTGCTGATATTTTTCTTAAATCATTATGTACTTCAGTCACTACTTTGCACATAATTTTAGAGGTCTGTTTGACCTGCCTCTGAGGAACATCATATCTCTGATATTGCTGGAATcttaatttagttttattcaaATTGTTGTTGATTTTCAGTGAATCAAAataatttgtttatatattcctCTAATTGAATGCCATTGTATGGACCACAATACAAGTGCATCCATAGAGCTTTGTTGATTGAAGCCAGGTCATAGGAATGGAAAAATACTTATTTAGCATAGTAGTGCTTTtgcttatctttattttacttacttgtttgtgtttatttatttattatggtcTGTCATCTCATTATCAGCAGTACCAAAGAAGGAAGCAAttgaatcatcatcatcctgaGAGGCAAATTTCCTTATTTGCTATGCATGGGTCACCCTGTGTTCTTCAGAAATGGCAAAGCTGCACAAAACTCTGCAACTTATTATCAACTCATCTGCTTTCTACATAATTTTCATGATGTTGAACTGTCTTTGGTTTTCCTATTAACACCTTAACTTTCCTCCTGCAATGCCCTATACCTTTTCATATAGGGTTGGTGATGCATGTAGTCTTAAGGTCTTTACATGTTGGCTCATCACCTTCCCATCCTCTTTTcagtttcttcccttctcttggtATTTTAATGGTTCATGCTTTGGTACCATAAGCATATACCAATTCATATATTGAATGTTCAGCCAAAGTCTAAAGGCAGAAAACCCTCTTGCTGGTAAAGGAATTGATGCTTTCAGTTTCTTCTAATTTACATGATAGTGTTTGCTACCTCATGTCCACTAGTTGCACATAATAAATTTGTTAGCACACTTCTATGACTTATCCTGGTATTGGTGTTTGGCTTTAGTGTTCAGTTCCTGCTGCATGCTCATAAAAAATAGTATATCATTATTCATGCCTGTTACATGACTGCTTGTTGTTCATAGTGCATACAATATACATGATGAAAGTACTCTGCTGTCTCATTTTGTACTCAGCTCATGTTCAGACACCACTTAACCTGCTTAGCCTCCTGTATTTTACCTTTCAAttttgaaattctctctctctctctctctctctctctctctctctctctctctctctctctctctctctctctctctctctctctctctctctctctctctctctctctctctctctctctctctctctctctctctctctctctctctctctctctctctctctctctctctctctctctctataaccaTCTGCCTTATATCCTGGGTGGCATATAGGACATAGAATATAGAGTCCTGATTTGTGCAAGAGGAATGAGATGCATGACAAACAAGAAATCCTGTAACTTTTCAAACAACTTTTTACCAAACTTCATTTACACGTTTCCATTTGCATTTATACTGCATTCCAcattgttgtaattattattattattattattattattattattattattatttatttatttatttatttatttatttattttatttatttttttatttttttcattttttatttattttactatttttttattttttatttttttttagtttcaattcaaaacattattattactgttgttattgttgttgctgctgctattggtTTTGTCTATGTTGCCAACCAAAAAGAATAAGTTTAGTTGAGTATTTACACATGTTGAAAGTCTCCACGGTATTAACAAGGTAAAAGAGGTGAtcattcctccattcttttttgacattttctatgtCTGTATAATTTCTAGCAAAGTTTCCACAGATACACAAATGCACTAAATATGATTTATACAGTGTACACCAACATTTTATAGCAAAGATGTCAACTTTTTATTGGTATACCTAATTCTTGAACAATTGCTTTATGCTTTATTTAATTGGTACCTGTAATAAGCCAGACCATCACTTTGTTTAGTGTCATCAGTACCCACTAAAACCACCTCTCTGCATAATACTGTATCTGATGAAAGATCTTTCCCATATGTGTAAATACTAAATTCAGCTTATTCTACTCTCTTACTTTCCTAAGAATTATTCAGGAAGTTCATAGTTACTTCACATGAAATATAaaggattaatagataaatatataaataagtgaaatagtaattatagGGAAGTAAGGCCCagtatttaatatttttattgatCATTATAAATCAGCAACATTTTCTTTGCCTTGATTGTGCCATAGTGAAGTATAAGTTATATGAACATTAAATTTGAAAGCCTTTGTATTCATATTAGTGTTGAATTTACTAAAGAATTGATTACCTGGAATTGCATGCCTCCTTTCTTGAGTTGATTGTTAAAAAGTATCCAAGGCTCTTTGCTTGTCCTTCAAGATAATATGCatttggttatatatatatatatatatatatatatatatatatatatatatatatatatatatatatatatatatatatatatatatatatatatatatacacttttatGAATTATCCTATGTTTTtaagagaaatggaggtgaGAGGAATTAAACTGTGGAGATAGTTGATTAAAGACCCGTCAACCCATGTCTTCATGTATTACTTAAGTTTTAATATGTAAATATGCTTGATctaaaaagaatataacatgGTATTTTATGAAGGTCAGTTATCTTCTAACTTTGAAAGtgttggagggaagggaagaatttTAGGGTTGTAGGAGATAACATGAGCAGCAAATGCAGCaaatgagtgaggaagaaaaaaaaagcttaccatatgcatagaagaaagaaaaatgagagatgaGGACAGCATAACATTTAAGTGACATAAAATGCATATTATTTGAAACAGACAAAGGTTTGTTACAGCAGTAATGAAGAATTAAATTTTTTACTGCAAGTTTTGAACTTTGAAGTTCAACTTAAAACAAGCCTTGAGCCTTTTATATTTCATATTAATGAACTCCCTTAGTATTAAAAGTCAAAGACATGATAACATCTCTTCACAAGGGAATTAAGTTCCAGTAAACATTGGGATTCCACTGTAATTTTAAAGAGATTATGTGATCCATGTTATACCCTAATTCATTGTGCTATTGTTCATTTTACTGGTTACTGaactttaacttttttctttccattcactcATGGTAAAGGGAAGACTACTTTtagattcttttattttttatttatttatttttttatagcacAATAACATTTGATAAAATTAGTTGCTGTTTGTCAAAATGATGTGAAGAAATTTAATTATTATCTGCTAAGGAAGTGACTCAGCCATTCATGGGGAGCAGAAGATATTATTACTTGTATGGTTTGACTTGAGTTATATCAAGCTGTCCCGTGCACACTGGCAGGAAATACCAGCATCATCTGTGACTTTCTTGATAATGAGCTGAGGTGAATCCATCTTGAATCATGTGACTGGTTAACTGTTTTGGTGGGCTTCAGCATTTGAAGTTGGTTACTGGTACTCTTGTTCTCAAAAGACTATTTTTTCACTTTGAGAAAATTGTATGTACTTATGTACATTTTTAATTTGTTAagatggagaaaacaaaaggagaactACTTAATATTACTACTTGATTCCCAGAATCCCCCAAGTCATCAGAGAGCAACAGGGCAGCATGTGGAGTGGGCAGGGAGAAGAGCATAGTGCACTGCAGCTTCTCAGATCTGAAAAGTATTATTGAAAAATGGATAATTTCAATAACCAGGTTCCTGCCACTCACACAGTACCAGGGGAACTGTTGCCAGGACAGCTGCATTCCATGGAAGACTTATAAATTTGACTAATGGAAGGCTTTTGTTCCTTTCATTAGTGTTATGGGCTCAGAAGTCCCTCTGCTTTAGCTTGCCTATTGGTGGGTCAGTCTTTTTCCGGTAAATTATTTGTACATAATGGAAATTAATTAAAGTTTACTAACCTTATAACAttgtatttaacttttttttaaatttcacaTTTTCACTTGAGGGGTCGTGTATCCAATGGGCCCGTTGCAGCAGTCGATAATTATTGGAAAATGTGATCACGTTTCTAGCATTCTTACTTCCCTAACCACTGGAGCACTCCAACATCCTGAAATTCAAGCTAGTGTGTAGGGAGTGTGTGGCTTGACAGGCATGCACCCAATCACATCACACCTATCAGTGTGGCACTAGCTCCTCTAAGTCCTCACTCCACACCACATGCTGCCCCTGATAAGCCCACTGTGCAGCCTTGCCTAGTGATGGGATTGCAAAGCTTATGTATAGTACAAGCATACAACTGTCTTGAGATCTTCCTTCCAACCCACATGGGACAGGAAGTATTCAGATATccccaaataaaaaagaatcataatgattaattaattaatttaaagaaTGGCTTGGGGTTGCCCATTGGACCCTTTGAAGTCACGACCCTTCATGTAGAAGTTTTTTGAGtccattcattttttattcctttgattaattttttcttctcgGATGCTGTCCCACATATGTAGGAAAGGGgtagttttattaatgttttatgataatgttagtaataatgatggtagtagtaatggtgataatatgtaataatagtagtgatgataataataataatagtaataataataataataataataataataatgatagtagtagtaatggtcaTGTATTTTCCTTTGCACTCCTGACCCTCAACTCAGTTCTATATGTCTGTCACTATCACAGTAGTGCCTTTTATTGTGTGTGATATGCATTTGATGTAAATCATTGTATTttccaaaaataaacaaacaggaaatgaattaaataaatcCATGCATCCATGTAATGAGATGGATAGTCaattaaaaagataaagtaGTGAGTGTTTGAGGCAGCTCCTGGCCATGTGTTGTGTATGCAGTGTTTGCATGTCCTGTGCATTTATTCTGATAAGATCCTggactttttttgtgtgtgtgcaataaagCCATATTGTGGTGGATCCTTTGAAACAGATTTGGCTCAAAATAGACCAACACATTAATAGGGACACCTCAAAATCCTAATGATCTTAACATGGGGCAGCTTAGTAGGAAAGAACAGCTGAACTTACTGTGTAAAGCAGTACTTTTACATCTTTTCATGCTTGCTGGTGCCTTGATTTGCTTCAACACCATATCTGTCTCacccctcagaaaaaaaaataaataaataaataaaaataaataaataaataaaaaataaataaataaataaaaaatcaagataATTTTATCTTAGTTAAGGAAAGTATGTTCATGGTCATGATGCTTCATGCTTATGGTTACTGGGGTGTGGCAATGTGAAGGTATGAGTCTACTGGCTAGAAGACTGTCATCTTTGTCTTGCCTACCtggtctgtctatctgtcttgcTTTAGGTACAGATTTGGAGAGGAGTTATGTCATTTCAAAAACGTAATTCTTGTTACACTAAAAAGTTTTCTTGTCTTATAAATAGGAAGGGTATAATGGAAACTGTTAACAATACTTTATGATCAGATTAGAGATAAAAAGATTATGTGAGTAAGATGTAAAACAGCCTCAGTAGGAAGTATAATTTAGGAGACAAGTTTGCTCaaatatctctttctctctctctctctctctctctctctctctctctctctctctctctctctctctctctctctctctctctctctctcctctctctctctctctctctctctctctctcaaccctt
This window of the Scylla paramamosain isolate STU-SP2022 chromosome 1, ASM3559412v1, whole genome shotgun sequence genome carries:
- the LOC135102647 gene encoding uncharacterized protein LOC135102647 isoform X4, with amino-acid sequence MAIRDTILVNNLQPMHNKPPKDHIHGFTPMEHKIIHEVKLKMDSGAGKQQEVEGHDGLHLMRPLIDPITGQEMEGTQTQETGDALYNFTGNFAGASAGAQGQGSSNAGLKEAMECHYGDYNQQVTSLMP